The nucleotide sequence ATTGCAAACTATGACCAGAAGTTCTTCAGGATTCTTCCCTTTCCGGATAAAAGAAAAAATCGACTGGTCCCGGTTATCAGCATCGATCCACTCAAAGCCTTCATAGCTTTGATCGACCTCATACAGCGGCTTAGACCGCTTATACAATTTGATTAGTTCCTTATTATAATGGTTCATCTTTTCATGCATTTCATAATCGAGGAGATTCCAGTCAAGCTGTTCTTTGTCCTTCCATTCCGAAAACTGTCCAAATTCGGTCCCCATGAAAGTCAGTTTCTTGCCCGGATGTGCTGCCATGAACCCAAGCAATAGTCTAAGCTGTGCGAACTTTTGCCAGTAATCGCCCGGCATCTTATCAAGAAGCGATTTCTTCCCGTGAACGACCTCATCGTGCGAAAAGGGCAGGACAAAATTCTCTGAAAATGCATATAGCAGCGAAAAGGTGACTTTATCATGTATATGCTTCCTGTTATGGGATTCTTCCTCCATATACTTCAAGGTGTCATTCATCCATCCCATGTTCCACTTGTATGTAAAACCAAGACCGCCATACTCCACAGGAGCCGTCACCTGCGGCCAGTCAGTCGAATCCTCCGCAATCATCAATGCTCCCGGTTCATACTCCTTGACCGCTTTGTTCAGTTTCTTTAAAAAATCCACTCCAAATTGGTTCGCTGCCTGGATCGAATTCGGCCAGTAGATGATATTAGCCACAGCATCAACCCTGAAGCCGTCAATATGGTATTTCTCCAACCAGAAAAGCGCACTCGAAATCAGAAAGCTCTGCACCTCCGTTTTTCCCAAGTCGAAATTGGCTGTGCCCCAAACATGGTTTTCACGATCATTCTCCCGCTGATATTCAAATACATAGCTGCCATCGAACTGGTACAACCCATGAGCATCCTTGCAAAAATGCCCCGGAATCCAATCAAGGATGACCCCAATGCCATTTTGATGACACATATCAACGAAATACATGAAATCATGAGGCGGTCCATAACGACTCGTAACGGAAAAATAACCAGTAGATTGATAGCCCCATGAGATGTCGAGCGGATGCTCAGTTAGAGGCAATAATTCAATATGTGTGTATCCGTGCTCAGCAATATATGGGATCAACTCATCAACAAGCTCACGGTATGTAAGAAAAGAACCATCCTCATGCTTCTTCCAGGAACCCACATGAAGCTCATATATGAACATCGGCTCCCCGAGGGTAGTCCGCTTTTCACGCTTTTGCAGCCACTTCTGATCATTCCATTTGTAACCGTCCATTGAATAGACAATCGAAGCCGTGTTTGGCCTTAATTCGGAGAAAAACGCATAAGGGTCAGATTTGAGCCTGTGCTCACCCGACGCAGTCACAATCTCATATTTATAAATGGTACCGGTCAAATCACCCTCTAGAGCGAGCTGCCAGACTCCCTCCTGATTGACTTTATGAAACTCATAGCCATTCCCATCCCAATTATTTAAATCACCTGCTAACCTTACCTGAGTCGCCTTTGGAGCCCACACACAAAATCGAGTATATGTTTCAGTTCCATTTTTAATGACATGTGCTCCAAATAAATTGTAGCTTTGAAACAGATTGCCTTCATGGAACAAATGCAATTCAAACTCTGTAGGATTAATCACCAAGATCCTTCCACCTGCCTTCTGCAAAACTTATGAAAACTCCCTTTTTCAGTAGTATTCTAGTTTTCATCCAAAATTCCTTGTAAACATTTTTTTAATATTTCGACAATAATTCTCACCAAATTTCGGTATTCGACAATTCTATCTAAATGGCAGCGCTTCAATGTACTAAATCTTCCAATTGCGCGAATTTTGGAGAACGAAAATTGAAATAGAATAATATTTTTGGGGAAGGTTGCGTTGATTTTATAAGGATTGATAGAGAAAATTAGCGGAAAAACATTTTTGGAATGATAGCGTTTTCATAAAATTT is from Mesobacillus boroniphilus and encodes:
- the glgB gene encoding 1,4-alpha-glucan branching protein GlgB; its protein translation is MVINPTEFELHLFHEGNLFQSYNLFGAHVIKNGTETYTRFCVWAPKATQVRLAGDLNNWDGNGYEFHKVNQEGVWQLALEGDLTGTIYKYEIVTASGEHRLKSDPYAFFSELRPNTASIVYSMDGYKWNDQKWLQKREKRTTLGEPMFIYELHVGSWKKHEDGSFLTYRELVDELIPYIAEHGYTHIELLPLTEHPLDISWGYQSTGYFSVTSRYGPPHDFMYFVDMCHQNGIGVILDWIPGHFCKDAHGLYQFDGSYVFEYQRENDRENHVWGTANFDLGKTEVQSFLISSALFWLEKYHIDGFRVDAVANIIYWPNSIQAANQFGVDFLKKLNKAVKEYEPGALMIAEDSTDWPQVTAPVEYGGLGFTYKWNMGWMNDTLKYMEEESHNRKHIHDKVTFSLLYAFSENFVLPFSHDEVVHGKKSLLDKMPGDYWQKFAQLRLLLGFMAAHPGKKLTFMGTEFGQFSEWKDKEQLDWNLLDYEMHEKMNHYNKELIKLYKRSKPLYEVDQSYEGFEWIDADNRDQSIFSFIRKGKNPEELLVIVCNFTEKIYSDYRIGVPKNGEYREILNSDATDFGGSGVINKKVLKAEEIAFHGRPYSIEMSISPFGISVLRPVIKRKGRNNHAKEEMRSNAVGRRKRKPAALTDEESR